A section of the Agrococcus sp. SGAir0287 genome encodes:
- a CDS encoding sensor histidine kinase: MTTLATLVEQHARPGAPDVPWFHRLVGDWQLIADLAFADVVLWLPTEGPDGFVALSHARPSSSGTLFYRDFIGQPVRNAWRSQIDDAYRSHRIVEATHPEPGTDGDTRVRAVPVARRVGEELVTVAVITTHSNVAERTPSRQELTFKQCADDLLGMMTVGDYPDESAPTGPRRGAPRASDGLIRLDSAGTVTFASPNALSAFVRLGFREELEGRSLAEVTTEVIDESHDVDETLPLVVTGRAPWRTDIETHAVTISLRAVPLRRDGERIGAIVLARDVTELRHQEQSLITKDATIREIHHRVKNNLQTVAALLRIQARRTHSEEAQQALVNAERRVASIAVVHDTLSEGLSQSVDFDAVFDRTLKLTSEVASIHHAQVRTERRGSFGVLPSAYATPLALALTELVTNAVEHGLEGRQDGLVRINADRDDDTLTVRVCDNGSGLPAGRVGSGLGTQIVKTLITGELSGAIDWGQRVDQGTEVTIQVPLRFLDRD, from the coding sequence GTGACGACCCTCGCGACGCTCGTCGAGCAGCACGCCCGCCCCGGGGCCCCCGACGTGCCCTGGTTCCACCGGCTCGTGGGGGACTGGCAGCTCATCGCCGACCTCGCGTTCGCCGACGTCGTGCTGTGGCTGCCCACCGAGGGCCCCGACGGCTTCGTAGCTCTCTCGCATGCGCGCCCCTCGTCGTCCGGCACGCTCTTCTACCGCGACTTCATCGGCCAGCCGGTGCGGAACGCATGGCGCAGCCAGATCGACGACGCCTACCGCTCGCATCGCATCGTCGAGGCGACGCACCCCGAGCCGGGCACCGACGGCGACACCCGCGTGCGCGCCGTGCCCGTCGCGCGCCGCGTCGGCGAGGAGCTCGTGACCGTCGCCGTCATCACGACGCACTCGAACGTCGCCGAGCGCACGCCAAGCAGGCAGGAGCTCACGTTCAAGCAGTGCGCCGACGACCTGCTCGGCATGATGACGGTCGGCGACTACCCGGACGAGTCGGCGCCGACCGGTCCGCGCCGCGGCGCGCCGCGTGCATCCGACGGCCTCATCCGGCTCGACAGCGCCGGCACGGTGACGTTCGCGAGCCCCAACGCGCTCTCGGCCTTCGTGCGCCTCGGCTTCCGCGAGGAGCTCGAGGGGCGCTCGCTCGCCGAGGTCACGACCGAGGTCATCGACGAGTCGCACGACGTCGACGAGACGCTGCCGCTCGTCGTGACCGGACGCGCGCCGTGGCGCACCGACATCGAGACGCATGCGGTGACGATCTCCTTGCGCGCCGTGCCGCTGCGGCGCGACGGCGAGCGCATCGGCGCGATCGTGCTCGCGCGCGACGTCACCGAGCTGCGGCACCAGGAGCAGTCGCTCATCACGAAGGACGCGACGATCCGCGAGATCCACCATCGCGTGAAGAACAACCTGCAGACCGTCGCGGCGCTGCTGCGCATCCAGGCGCGTCGCACGCACTCCGAGGAGGCGCAGCAGGCGCTCGTGAACGCCGAGCGCCGCGTCGCGTCGATCGCGGTCGTGCACGACACGCTCTCGGAGGGGCTCAGCCAGTCGGTCGACTTCGACGCCGTCTTCGACCGCACGCTCAAGCTCACGAGCGAGGTCGCCTCGATCCATCACGCGCAGGTGCGCACGGAGCGCCGCGGGTCCTTCGGCGTGCTGCCCTCCGCCTACGCGACGCCGCTCGCGCTCGCCCTCACGGAGCTCGTCACGAACGCCGTCGAGCACGGGCTCGAGGGCAGGCAGGACGGCCTCGTGCGCATCAACGCCGACCGCGACGACGACACCCTCACGGTGCGCGTCTGCGACAACGGCTCGGGCCTGCCCGCCGGTCGCGTGGGATCCGGGCTCGGCACGCAGATCGTGAAGACGCTCATCACGGGCGAGCTCTCGGGCGCGATCGACTGGGGCCAGCGCGTCGATCAGGGCACGGAGGTCACGATCCAGGTGCCGCTGCGCTTCCTCGACCGCGACTGA
- a CDS encoding WhiB family transcriptional regulator, protein MDWRDDAACLTVDPELFFPIGNTGPAIDQIEKAKTVCARCPVTEQCLQYALETNQDSGVWGGLSEDERRALKRRAARARRAS, encoded by the coding sequence ATGGATTGGCGCGACGACGCCGCATGCCTGACGGTCGACCCGGAGCTGTTCTTCCCGATCGGCAACACGGGTCCTGCGATCGACCAGATCGAGAAGGCCAAGACCGTCTGCGCTCGCTGCCCCGTGACGGAGCAGTGCCTGCAGTACGCCCTCGAGACCAACCAGGACTCGGGCGTGTGGGGCGGTCTCAGCGAGGACGAGCGCCGCGCGCTCAAGCGTCGCGCCGCACGCGCGCGCCGCGCCAGCTGA